A stretch of Polypterus senegalus isolate Bchr_013 chromosome 3, ASM1683550v1, whole genome shotgun sequence DNA encodes these proteins:
- the LOC120526494 gene encoding polyunsaturated fatty acid 5-lipoxygenase-like has product MIKDSSLWKAAGVMEAWEEESQCERPGCWGTRISVWQISYMEPGVRRQFHLQMATYKLFVATGNTDYAGTMDYAYVTVIGKSGQSERKSLNNPGRDHCRGCVDEYDVCSKVLLEDIWFVELEKCFWVGDDWFYCYVEVKCPDGTCKIFPCYRWIVGNMTIRLRESSVSLCPSNFSSPIKAGTIHSPLQYIECARSVIKQKPHKNNPIFLPSDPELDWLLAKMWVRHAEFQVYEALSHLLRTHLVWEVFCIATMRQLPAVHPVYKLLIPHMRDTLQINTNARLTLISENGIFKQITSTGGEGLGLLLQKECQEIEFMSLLPKTDFEKRGVSQLKNYFYRDDCLKLWEAIESFVSGIVDLFYSSDKDVMEDKELQNWIQDVVTEGFKDLPNFFLPKNIEDKTGLVTILAGVIFTSSAQHAAINNGQYDWCSWVPNTPCTMRCPPPPQKGPTNMDLIINTFPNMQESCLQVTITWVLSLEQPTAVWLGQYPEFFFTEETVRDHIEKFQEALKKIEKSIDERNANCQLKYEYLNPRKIENSVAI; this is encoded by the exons ATGATCAAGGACAGCTCACTgtggaaggcagcaggagtcatgGAGGCTTGGGAGGAAGAGTCTCAATGTGAGCGCCCTGGTTGTTGGGGAACCCGAATCTCGGTCTGGCAGATTAGCTATATGGAGCCAGGGGTCAGAAGGCAGTTCCACCTGCAG ATGGCAACCTACAAGCTGTTTGTGGCTACAGGCAACACTGACTATGCTGGAACCATGGACTATGCTTATGTGACAGTTATTGGGAAGAGTGGGCAGAGTGAGAGAAAGTCATTGAACAACCCAGGAAGAGACCATTGCCGTGGATGT GTTGATGAGTATGATGTTTGTAGCAAAGTTCTACTTGAAGACATCTGGTTTGTGGAGCTAGAGAAGTGCTTCTGGGTTGGTGATGACTGGTTTTACTGCTACGTGGAGGTGAAGTGTCCTGATGGGACTTGTAAGATATTCCCCTGCTACCGCTGGATTGTAGGCAACATGACGATCAGGCTGCGAGAAAGTTCAG tttctttatgtccAAGCAACTTCTCCAGTCCTATAAAGGCTGGGACAATCCATAGTCCCTTGCAGTACATTGAATGTGCTCGTAGTGTG ATAAAACAGAAGCCTCACAAGAACAACCCCATCTTCCTGCCTTCTGACCCTGAGCTTGACTGGCTTTTAGCAAAGATGTGGGTTCGACATGCTGAATTTCAAGTCTATGAGGCTCTATCTCACCTTCTGCGCACACATCTGGTCTGGGAGGTGTTTTGTATAGCCACCATGAGACAACTGCCTGCGGTCCACCCTGTTTATAAG CTCCTAATTCCCCATATGCGTGACACCTTGCAAATCAACACTAATGCCCGTTTAACTCTCATTTCAGAGAACGGCATCTTCAAACAG ATCACATCCACAGGAGGGGAAGGGTTGGGCTTATTGCTTCAGAAGGAGTGCCAAGAGATTGAGTTCATGTCTCTTCTGCCAAAAACTGATTTTGAGAAACGAGGTGTGAGCCAACTGAAGAACTACTTCTACAGAGATGACTGCCTAAAATTATGGGAGGCCATTGAGAG TTTTGTGTCTGGTATTGTGGATCTCTTCTATTCTTCTGACAAAGATGTTATGGAAGATAAGGAGCTGCAGAACTGGATTCAGGATGTTGTTACAGAGGGCTTTAAGGATCTTCCTAACTTTT TCTTGCCCAAAAACATAGAAGATAAAACAGGTCTTGTCACTATCCTAGCAGGGGTCATCTTTACAAGCTCTGCCCAACATGCAGCAATCAATAATGGACAG TATGACTGGTGCTCATGGGTGCCAAACACACCCTGCACTATGCGCTGTCCCCCTCCCCCTCAAAAGGGTCCGACTAACATGGATTTGATCATAAATACATTCCCAAATATGCAAGAGTCTTGTTTACAGGTGACCATCACATGGGTCCTTAGTCTTGAACAGCCTACAGCA gtCTGGCTTGGTCAATATCCAGAATTTTTTTTCACTGAGGAGACTGTCAGAGATCATATTGAAAAATTCCAAGAGGCACTCAAGAAGATTGAAAAGTCAATTGATGAAAGGAATGCAAACTGTCAGCTGAAATATGAGTACCTGAATCCAAGAAAGATTGAGAACAGTGTTGCTATATAA